The genome window CGGAGGAAATCCGCAAGCAGATTGCCAGCGGAGCCGCCGGGATCACTATGGGCGAAAGCCACAAGGCTGAAACCACAGGAAAGACCGTGGACGAGATCCGCTCCAGCAAGGAGTACATGGATGCTTACGCACGGTACATCATCAGCGAAGATGACAAGGAATGCCGTGCGCTGCTGACCGCGAACGCGGCGAACAACGGACAGCTTCCGGTGCCTACGCTGGTGGATACCATCATCCGCACTGCCTGGGAAAAGGATGAGATCCTGAACCGCGTCCGGAAGACCGGTTTCAAGGGCAACCTGAAAGTCCCGTTTGAACGGGCCGCCGATCCTGCCTATGAACACGGTGAAGGCACCACAGCCATCACAGAGGAAGACCTGACCCTGGGCGTGGTCGAACTGAAGCCGAAGAACATCAAGAAGTATATCCGGCTCAGTGACGAGATCGTTGCCATCGGCGGAGAGCCGCTGGTTTCCTATGTGTACCGTGAACTGGCTCACCAGATTATCAAGCTGCTGAGTTCCAAGGTGATCGGTGACATTACCGGAGCCAGCACAAGCCACAGCGGCAGCGCAGTGGGTATTCCGAAGATCTCCGGCGAGCCTGACCTGTCCGTGGTTGTGACTGCGGAAGCTGAACTGACTGACGAGGCGGAAAACGTGGTTGTGATCATCAACCGCAAGACTTCCGCTGCGTTCCATCAGGCACGGGTCGCGGGTAACTTCAATGTTGATCCGTATGATGGCCTGACGGTGCTGTACAGCTCCGCTCTGCCTGCATACTCCAGCGCGGACGCTAACGCGGTGTGGATGATCGTGGGCGATCTGAATGCCGTGCAGGTGAACTATCCGGAAGGCGAGGGCATCATCACCAAGTATGACGATGTGACCGAAGCTGAGAAGGACATGGTGAAGGTGCATGGACGCCAGTACGCTGGCCATGGCGTAACCGGCCCCGGCATGCTGTGCAACGTCAAGAAGGCGGCTGCCGTAACCACCTAATAACACAGGAGGGCTGACCGATGAAGGTTAAACTTCTGCGGGAAGCACGAATCCGGCACAAAGCCGGGGAGATCGTAGAGGTCTCCCCGGCGGAGGCCGGTTTTCTGTTTTCCACAAACAGCGCAGTGGAATACGCCGAACCGGTGAAGGCTGAAAAGCCGGAGACGAAGGCGAAGAAAGAGACTCCGGAGGCAGAGGCAGAAGCGAAGGAAACGCCGGAAGCCAAAAACAAACCGAAGTCTACAAGGTCGAAAAAATGAAGAAGCCTTTCAAGCTCCTGATCGCGGTGCCGTGCATGGATTACATGCACGTGGACTTTGTGAACAGCCTTTTGAAGCTGTGCCAGCACCTGCAAAGGGAAGGCATCAATTACCACACGGAGATCCTGAGCGGGACGCTGGTATACCTGGCACGGAACAAACTGGCCAGCAAGGCAACCTGTGAGGGATATACACATATCCTGTTTCTCGACAGCGACATGGTTTTCGATGAGAGCATCGTGGAAACGCTGTGCTTCTGCGGGAAGGATTTCGTGTGCGGAGCTTTCCAGAGCAGGCGGGCGCCATATGGAAGCTGTATATTCTCCAGCCTGAAGCCTGTGAGACGGGTGAAGGAATACGGGATAGAGCCTTTCCAGGTGGAAGGGTGCGGGATGGCCTGCACGATGATCAGCACAGAGATCATCAAGGAAGTGCAGAGCCAGTACGGCAATCCGTTTGATCCTGCCATCATTGAGGATATCACCTTCGGGGAGGATACGGCCTTCTGCTGGCGGGCGAGGAAATGCGGATTTGAAATCTGGTGCGAGCCTACGGCGAGATGCGGACACATAGCGCATGTGCCGATCTGGCCGGGAGAGGAGCCTGCCACATGAAGAAGATCCTGATCACCGCACCACTGCGGCAGGACGTGGATGTATTCCAGGCATACCAGGACGGGCTTGACCGGCTGGAGGTGCCGGAAGGCTTTGAGGTTGACCGCTTTTTCGTGGTCAATGACTGCAATGAAGTGATCCCGTATATCAGGGACGCGAAGATTGAGGTCACGGAGACGGGCGAGGCATACGAAAAGACGCACAATGACCACCTGTGGACGCTTGACCTGATGTGGAAGATGGGCGAACTGAGAAACAGGACAATCCGCGAGATGCTGGACGGCGGATATGATTACTGGCTCTCAGTTGACACGGACATTGTGCTTGATCCGTGGACGCTGTATCACCTGATACAGGCGGACAAGGATATTGTGAGCGAGATCTTCTGGACGCAGGCACCGAACGGAAAATATTGGTGCAACGCCTGGATGTTTGACCAGAGCTTCGGGATGCCGGAGGAATGGCACAAGCCGGGACTGTACCAATGCGGGATGACGGGAGCGCTGACGCTGGTGAAGCGCAAAGTCTTCGAGGCCGGAGTGAGCTACGCGAAGATACCGAACATCCACACAGCACTGCGGGGAGAAGACAGGCATTTCTGCGTGAGAGCGGCCTGCGCAGGCTTTGAGCTGTGGATTGACAGCCATTGTCCGGCAAGGCACCTATACACACGGAAACTGTATGAGGAGTATATGGCGGAAAGAAGGTGAGAGCATGTTTGCGGAAGTGAAAAGGATGCTCCAGAACCGGATCAGCGGAAACAGCTATGACGCACAGATCATTCTGTGGACAAAGGCGGCTGTGAGAGATCTGCAAATGGATCAGATCGTGCTGGACGGGGTATGCGACATCGAAATGGAACAGAATGACGGCGTGTGGGAGATTGTCGACAACAGCTCCATAGAGGACGAGCTGGTATTCGCGGCCTGCGCGGCGTATTGCAGCATGAACATCGGAAATCCGCCGAACCATGACAACCTGCTGGCCACCTACAAAAGCCTGAAGGGGCAGATGAGGATGAGCAGCCAGTACAAGTAAGGAGGCGGAGGGATGAGAAAGCTGGTCGACATTGTGCTGATCGCCTTCAGCCCTGACGCCCATGAGGTAGGCACCGATCCCGTAAGCGAACAGACGCAGGTGCAGGCGGAAGAGATGAGCCTGAACCTGGCGGACATCACGGAGGCCGGGGGAACGGGGCTGAAAACGGAAGCGAAGATCCTGATTCCGATGGATGAGGACTATCACGGAGAGCGGGAGCTGATCTACAACGGCGAGCGCTATGAAGTGATCAGCGTTAATCCGTACAACGATTACAACGGAGTGATCCTGCGGATCGCACGGAAGAAGGGCAACAGCGCGAAGGAGGCGGTGACGAATGCCTGAAGATTACACAAGTCTTGTCACCGCTATGAAGGCATTGACACAGGCAAGCGCCGTCACCAGCGAACCGGACAAGGTTCTGAAGGTGGCGGAGGACGGCTGGAACACCAGGCCGGACGCGGACAGCTACGGCGAGATTTACCTGGAGTTTGAAGCGGGGAGCCTGGACGGGGACAACCGGAAAAAGGACAGGGCCTTTGAAGGCAGCATGGATCTGTACAGCCGGAAGCGGGACGGCGAGGGATGGCCCGCGCTGATCGAGCAGACGCTGACAGAATACTGTGATAACTGCTGGAGGCTTGACCTGCACGAATACGAAACGGAAACAAGGATGTTTCGGTGGGAATGGGTTTTCCAGATCGAGGAGTGAGGAAGATGCCCTTCAATGTTCAATGGGAAGGCGCGGATGAGCTTCTCCGCAAGATGGACAAGCTCCCGGAGAAAGCCGAAAAGATAGCGGCGGAGGCGCTCTACGAGGGCGCCGGGGTGATGGCTGACGCGGTCAGCCGGGAGATCCGCGGGATCTCCACAGAAAAGTTTCAATACGCAAAGGGCGGAAAGAAACGAAAGCCTTCCCCGGAAGAAAAGCAGATCCTGATGAGCGCAAAGCACGGAGTTGCAAAATTCAAAAAGACAGGAACATCCGTACAGACGAGCGTGGGTTTCCAAAATTCGGGATACGGAAAAATCACATGGAACCATGCGCGGACGAACGTCAGGACAAAATACAAAATGGGCAAGAAGGGCCACATGGTTCACGCGAGCCAGGGAAGCGGAG of Aristaeella lactis contains these proteins:
- a CDS encoding HK97 gp10 family phage protein, encoding MPFNVQWEGADELLRKMDKLPEKAEKIAAEALYEGAGVMADAVSREIRGISTEKFQYAKGGKKRKPSPEEKQILMSAKHGVAKFKKTGTSVQTSVGFQNSGYGKITWNHARTNVRTKYKMGKKGHMVHASQGSGDSMKPVPLIANSINHGTSFMQKQPFLRKAFSQNQNAALAAIEAGIKSREDELELD
- a CDS encoding glycosyltransferase family 2 protein, which produces MKKPFKLLIAVPCMDYMHVDFVNSLLKLCQHLQREGINYHTEILSGTLVYLARNKLASKATCEGYTHILFLDSDMVFDESIVETLCFCGKDFVCGAFQSRRAPYGSCIFSSLKPVRRVKEYGIEPFQVEGCGMACTMISTEIIKEVQSQYGNPFDPAIIEDITFGEDTAFCWRARKCGFEIWCEPTARCGHIAHVPIWPGEEPAT
- a CDS encoding phage head closure protein; the encoded protein is MRKLVDIVLIAFSPDAHEVGTDPVSEQTQVQAEEMSLNLADITEAGGTGLKTEAKILIPMDEDYHGERELIYNGERYEVISVNPYNDYNGVILRIARKKGNSAKEAVTNA
- a CDS encoding phage major capsid protein, which produces MKYKTLAEIETRKAAILQEMEAEGADLDALKKEMDELRQNAEDLRNAAQKAEEIRKQIASGAAGITMGESHKAETTGKTVDEIRSSKEYMDAYARYIISEDDKECRALLTANAANNGQLPVPTLVDTIIRTAWEKDEILNRVRKTGFKGNLKVPFERAADPAYEHGEGTTAITEEDLTLGVVELKPKNIKKYIRLSDEIVAIGGEPLVSYVYRELAHQIIKLLSSKVIGDITGASTSHSGSAVGIPKISGEPDLSVVVTAEAELTDEAENVVVIINRKTSAAFHQARVAGNFNVDPYDGLTVLYSSALPAYSSADANAVWMIVGDLNAVQVNYPEGEGIITKYDDVTEAEKDMVKVHGRQYAGHGVTGPGMLCNVKKAAAVTT